A single window of Gossypium arboreum isolate Shixiya-1 chromosome 13, ASM2569848v2, whole genome shotgun sequence DNA harbors:
- the LOC108463502 gene encoding protein VASCULATURE COMPLEXITY AND CONNECTIVITY-like: protein MVKVAGVLVCLLIVGMDVGAGILGIQAEAAQNKVKHLRLWIFECRDPSHDAFKLALGAAALLTLAHVLANLLGGCMCVCSQEEFQSSSTNRQLSVACLIFTWIILAVGLSALVIGILSNNKSKGSCGLTHHHFLSIGGILCFVHGLFSVAYYVSATAASDEGK, encoded by the exons atggttaaaGTTGCAGGTGTTTTGGTTTGTCTTTTGATTGTGGGCATGGATGTTGGAGCAGGGATACTTGGCATCCAAGCTGAAGCTGCACAAAACAAG GTTAAGCACCTGCGGCTGTGGATATTTGAGTGCAGAGACCCGAGCCATGATGCTTTCAAGCTAGCGTTGGGTGCAGCAGCGTTGCTGACACTAGCCCACGTACTTGCTAACCTGCTTGGCGGGTGCATGTGTGTTTGTTCTCAAGAAGAGTTTCAGAGCTCTTCCACTAACAGGCAACTCTCTGTCGCATGTCTCATTTTCACTTG GATAATATTAGCCGTTGGATTGTCGGCGCTGGTGATTGGGATATTATCAAACAACAAATCCAAGGGTTCGTGTGGGTTGACGCACCACCATTTCCTTTCGATTGGAGGAATTTTGTGTTTCGTACATGGGCTGTTTTCTGTTGCTTATTATGTTTCAGCCACTGCTGCTAGTGATGAAGGAAAGTAA